Genomic window (Microbacterium oxydans):
CAGCTCGACTTCGAGGACGTGCTGCTGGCCTGCGCCGGGATGCTGGAGGCGGAGCCGCGGGTCGCCGCCTCCGTGCACGAGCAGTACCGCCACTTCACGGTCGACGAGTTCCAAGACGTCTCCCCGCTGCAGAACCGGCTGCTGGAGCTGTGGCTGGGCGACCGGCACGACATCTGCGTGGTCGGCGACGCCAGCCAGACGATCTACTCCTTCGCGGGAGCGGAGCAGCGCTTCCTGCTCGAGTTCGAGCGACGCCACCCCGACGCCACGGTCGTGCGTCTGGAGACGAACTACCGCTCCCAGCCGCCGATCCTGACGGTCGCGAACGCCCTGATGCACGGCCGCCCCGGCGCGCTCGAGCTCGTGCCGGCACGGGAGCAGTTCACCGCGGAGGCCCCGACCGTCACCGCGTACGACACCGAGGGCGAGGAGGCGGCCGGGATCGCTGCCGCGATCTCCGCGCAGATCGCCGCGGGTGCATCCCCGTCGGAGATCGCGGTGCTCTATCGCGCCCATGCCCAGTCGGCCGTGCTGCAGCAGGCGCTCGCCGCGGAGGGCATCGCGACCTCGGTGCTCGGCGGGACCCGCTTCTTCGCGATGCCGGAGGTGCGTCAGGCGATCCTCGCCCTCCGTGCCGCCGCCGTGGCTCCGACCGAGCAAGGTTTCCTGCCGGGGGTGCAGCGCGTGCTGCGCGAGCTCGGTCTCACGGATGAGCCTCCCGCTGCCGGTGGAGCCCAGCGTGGCGGCTGGGAAGCCCGGCGCGCCCTCCTGCGGCTCGCGGAGGAGGCCGGACCCGACGCGGACCTGCGCAGCTTCAGCGATGCGCTCATGGCGCGGGCGAAGGACCAGCACGAGCCCACGATGCGCACCGTGACCCTGTCGACCCTGCACGCGGCCAAGGGACTCGAGTGGCCCCATGTGCACCTCGCCGGATGGGCGGAGGGCTCGCTGCCGATCTCCTACGCCACGACGTTCGAGGCGGTCGACGAGGAGCGGCGCCTGGCCTACGTGGGCGTCACGCGCGCCGCGCGAACCCTGGCGCTGTCGTGGTCGAGATCCGCGGGTCGGGGGGAGCGGGCGCCGTCGCGGTTCCTTGCAGAGATGGGGACCACGGGCCGCGGCA
Coding sequences:
- a CDS encoding ATP-dependent helicase encodes the protein MSALDALDERQRAAASVLRGPVAVLAGAGTGKTRVITHRIAHGVDTGAYSPSRVMAVTFTAKAAGELRGRLRALGVEGVAARTFHATALAQLNFFWPTLAGSPAPGLIDNKVRMLGQAADAMRLRPSTATLRDIASEIEWRKVSMLSIEQYAALDRPVSGLDAGQRVELMRGYEELKDDRRQLDFEDVLLACAGMLEAEPRVAASVHEQYRHFTVDEFQDVSPLQNRLLELWLGDRHDICVVGDASQTIYSFAGAEQRFLLEFERRHPDATVVRLETNYRSQPPILTVANALMHGRPGALELVPAREQFTAEAPTVTAYDTEGEEAAGIAAAISAQIAAGASPSEIAVLYRAHAQSAVLQQALAAEGIATSVLGGTRFFAMPEVRQAILALRAAAVAPTEQGFLPGVQRVLRELGLTDEPPAAGGAQRGGWEARRALLRLAEEAGPDADLRSFSDALMARAKDQHEPTMRTVTLSTLHAAKGLEWPHVHLAGWAEGSLPISYATTFEAVDEERRLAYVGVTRAARTLALSWSRSAGRGERAPSRFLAEMGTTGRGTGILRETTPNATRASRPR